Within the Pengzhenrongella sicca genome, the region GCGAGGATGACGAAGATGACCAGCAGCACGACCGGGACGATCACCTTCAGGTCGCGCACGCTCGCGTCCTGGGTGTCGAGTGTCTCGGCGGCGGCCCCGCCCACGAGCGCGTCCGGCGCGACGTCGTGGACGGCGCCGCGCACGTCACGCACGGTCTGCACGCCCTCCTGCGAGTCGGCGGATGCCTCGGTGATCACGTCCACCCGGATCAGGCCGTCGACGACGACGGGCTCGGCGGCCTCGGCGCCGGCGGGGGGCCCGGACGTCTGCGCGCCGGTGAAGTACGCCGCGGACGTGACGCCCGCGACCTCCTGCGCGGCGGCGAGCACGGCCGCCGCCTCCGCCTCGGGGGCGATCACGACTGCCGGCTGGACCGCGCCGGCCGGGAAGTGCTCGGCGAGCTGCTCCTGGCCGGAGACGGCGTCGACGTCGGTGAGGAACACGTCGGCCTGGCTCGAGCCGCCCGCGCGCAGCGTCGGCAGGAACGCCGCGCCTACGGCCAGCGCGAGCGCGGTGAGCACCCAGACGCGGCGCGGGTTTCGCCCGATCGTGCGGGCGAGGCGGCCCCAGCCGCCGGACATCAGCTCCGCCGTCGGGATCGTCCCCTCGACGAAGTCGGCGCCGCCGGCATGGGCCGCGACGTCGACCGGCCGGGGCACCCGCGGCCAGAACACCGCGCGCGAGAACCGGCCGAGCACGAGCAGGAACGCCGGGAGCAGCGTCAGCACGGCGACGAACGCCGAGACGATGCCGATCGCGCCGACCGGTCCGAGGCTCTTGTTCGACGCGAGGTCGGACAGGGTCAGGCACAGCAGGCCCGCGATCACCGTTCCGGCGCTCGCCGCGATCGGCGCGATCGACACCCGCAGCGCGCGGCGCATGGCCGTCGCGGGGCTCGCGATGTGCCGCAGCTCCTCGCGGTAGCGCGCCACCAGCAGCAGCGCGTAGTCCACCGACGCCCCGACGACGAGGATCGAGAGGATGCCCTGGGTCTGCCCGTTGAGGGTCAGCGTGCCGTTCTTGGCGAGGTGGTAGACGACCAGGGCCGCGGCGCACAGCGCGAACACCGCGGTGATGATGACGACGAACGGCAGGAACGGCGAGCGGTACACCACCACGAGGATGAGCAGGACGGCCCCGAGGGCGACGAGCAGAAGCACCACGTCGATCCCGCCGAAGGCCGTGACCAGGTCGGCGACGAACCCGGCCGGGCCGGTGACCCATGCGTTGAGCTCGAGCTCGCCGGCGTCGGACGCGCTCGCCCCGAGGTCCGCGCTCAGGCCGTCGCGCACCGCGGCGACGACGGCGCCGACGACGCCCTCGTCGTCGGCCAGCGTGCCCTCGGCCGCCTCCCCGTCGAGGGACAGCGGGATCAGCAGCGCGGCGTCGTCCTCGGACGGCGCGACCACGGGATCGGCGGTCAGCACGTCGCCGACGGCGGCGGGGTCCCCCGCTGCGGGGTCCGCCCCCGGGATGGGCAAGTCGGCGATCTCCCCGGCGAACTGCTCGACCGCGGCGAGCTGCTCGGGCGTGATGACGTCACCCGACGCCGAGGTGAGCACCACGAGCGCGGGCAGGGTCGGGTTCGCCACGAACGCGCGGTTCAGCTCGGCCGCGCGGGTCGACTCGGCCGAGGCCGGCAGGAAGGTCGCGGCGTCGTTGCTCTGGACCTGGGACAGCTGGCCCTGCGCCATGCCGCCGAACGCGCCGATGCCGAGCCAGACGCCCAGAGCGACAACAATGGCTACGGCCCGCAGGAGCGTGGCTCCCCTCGAATTACTCAGCATGCTGAGTATCATGGGCAAGGACCGGCCTGAGAGCAAGTGGGGAGGGCGCGTGGCGCAGGACATCTCGCGGTGGCCCACCGGCCGGATGCTCTCCAGCGCGGCCCGCCGGGTCGAGCGCGAGTGGAACGCCCACCTCGCCGGCTGGGACCTGAACCACGCGAGCCTCCCCGTCCTGGTGCTGCTCGCGCAGCGCGACCACTCCCAGCGCGAGCTCGCTGCGGCGACCGGTGTCACCGAGCAGACGATGAGCCGGATCCTCGCGCGGATGGAACGCACCGGGTACCTCACGCGCGTACCGCATCGCGACGACAAGCGCCGGCACGTCATCTCACTGAGCCCGGCGGGCCTGGCCACCATGCGTGAGGCGGCGGATGTCGGCGTCGCCGAGGCGATGACGACCCGCGGCCTGAGCGCCGAGCAGGTCGTCCAGCTGCGCGAGCTGCTCACGGTGATGATGCGCGAGCCACCCGAGGCCGGATCCGACACCGGCGGCTAACCTGGGCAGCGTGCTGTTCGTCGAGCTCGACCTCGGTTCCCGCCTCGCTGACTACCGCGAGACCTGGGACCTGCAGCGCGGGCTCCACGCGCAGGTCGCCGCAGGCAGCTCGCCCGACACGGTGCTGCTGTGCGAGCACGAGAGCGTCTACACCGCGGGCCGACGCACGGCGACGACCGACCGTCCCGTCGACGGGACTCCCGTCGTCGACGTCGACCGCGGCGGCAAGATCACCTGGCACGGCCCCGGACAGCTCGTGGGCTATCCGATCGTGCGGCTCGGCGACCCGGTCGACGTCGTCGCGTACGTCCGGGCGCTTGAGCAGGCGCTGATCGAGGTGTGCGCGGGGTTTGACCTCGAGGCGATCCGCGTCGAGGGCCGCAGCGGCGTCTGGTTCCCCGCCGACGGCGCGCGCCGCGAGCGCAAGGTCGCCGCCGTCGGGATCCGCGTCGCGCGCGGCGTGACGATGCACGGCTTCGCCCTGAACTGCGACCCCGACCTCGCGGCGTTCACGCGGATCGTCCCGTGCGGCATCCCGGACGCGGACGTCACGTCGCTGTCCGCCGAGGCGGGCCGCCCCATCACGATCGCCGACGTCGTCGCGCCGGTGCGCGAGCGGCTCGACCACGCGCTCGCGCCCCAGCTCGCCGTCGGCCGCGCGGCCGCCTGAGCCTGCGCCCGCGCCTGCCGCGCCCGCGCCTGCCTCAGCCGCGCCCGGCGCGCGGGCGAGCGTGCAGCTTCGCGGCGATGGACTCGGCCCACAGGTCGATCTCCTCGAAGTCGCGGTAGTCCCCCGGCTTCGCGCCGACCATCGCGACCAGCCCGCGCTCGGCCATGCCAAGCTCGCTGCGCTCGACCCGGCCGCCGAACTCGTGCTGGCCGACGGGCGCGAGGCGCCGCACGAGGTAGCCGACGTCGTCGGGCCGCTCGGACGGGCGCGGCGGGTTCCCGATCGGGCCCGACCAGAACAGCCAGAGCGCGACCTCGGCGAGCTGCGCCTCGAACCGGTCCGCGAGCGCGCGGACCGAAGCCGTCAGCCGGCCGACGTAGACGGCGGACCCGAGCACGACGGCGTCGTACTCGTCGATGCTCGTCACGTCGTCCGGGTCGAGGATCGTCACCCCGTGCCCGGCGCGCTCGAGCACCTCGGCGATGGCCGCCCCGATCTCGCGCGTGGACCCGTGCCGCGAACCGACCGTTACGAGAACCTGCATGGCCTGCGCCTCCTCTGCCTCGGGCGGCCGCTCCGTCGCATGCCCCCTGCAGTCCAGGCTGGGCACGGGTTTGCCCGCTCGCGCGGGCCAGAAGTCCCAGGTCGGGACGTTCTGCGGGCGCTGACGTAGGCTGACGAGCGTGACCATCGCACCCGAAGGACGGCGCATGCTCCGGGTCGAGGCCCGCAACGCTGCGACCCCGATCGAGAAGAAGCCGGCGTGGATCAAGACCCGCGCGACGATGGGACCGGAGTACTCCGAGCTCAAATCCCTGGTCAAGCGCGAGGGCCTGCACACGGTCTGCGAGGAGGCCGGCTGCCCGAACATCTTCGAGTGCTGGGAGGACCGCGAGGCGACCTTCCTCATCGGCGGCGACCAGTGCACGCGCCGCTGCGACTTCTGCCAGATCGACACCGGCAAGCCCGCCGACCTCGACACCGACGAGCCGCGTCGCGT harbors:
- a CDS encoding MMPL family transporter; the encoded protein is MLSNSRGATLLRAVAIVVALGVWLGIGAFGGMAQGQLSQVQSNDAATFLPASAESTRAAELNRAFVANPTLPALVVLTSASGDVITPEQLAAVEQFAGEIADLPIPGADPAAGDPAAVGDVLTADPVVAPSEDDAALLIPLSLDGEAAEGTLADDEGVVGAVVAAVRDGLSADLGASASDAGELELNAWVTGPAGFVADLVTAFGGIDVVLLLVALGAVLLILVVVYRSPFLPFVVIITAVFALCAAALVVYHLAKNGTLTLNGQTQGILSILVVGASVDYALLLVARYREELRHIASPATAMRRALRVSIAPIAASAGTVIAGLLCLTLSDLASNKSLGPVGAIGIVSAFVAVLTLLPAFLLVLGRFSRAVFWPRVPRPVDVAAHAGGADFVEGTIPTAELMSGGWGRLARTIGRNPRRVWVLTALALAVGAAFLPTLRAGGSSQADVFLTDVDAVSGQEQLAEHFPAGAVQPAVVIAPEAEAAAVLAAAQEVAGVTSAAYFTGAQTSGPPAGAEAAEPVVVDGLIRVDVITEASADSQEGVQTVRDVRGAVHDVAPDALVGGAAAETLDTQDASVRDLKVIVPVVLLVIFVILALLLRSVIAAALLTGANVLSFAAALGVSAVVFNHVLDFPAADPSVPLYAFTFLIALGVDYSIFLMTRVREESLRFGTREGVLRGLAVTGGVITSAGVVLAATFAALGIIPLAFLAQLAFIVAFGVLIDTLVVRSLLVPALVHDIGPRVWWPARLR
- a CDS encoding MarR family winged helix-turn-helix transcriptional regulator — its product is MLSIMGKDRPESKWGGRVAQDISRWPTGRMLSSAARRVEREWNAHLAGWDLNHASLPVLVLLAQRDHSQRELAAATGVTEQTMSRILARMERTGYLTRVPHRDDKRRHVISLSPAGLATMREAADVGVAEAMTTRGLSAEQVVQLRELLTVMMREPPEAGSDTGG
- the lipB gene encoding lipoyl(octanoyl) transferase LipB, encoding MLFVELDLGSRLADYRETWDLQRGLHAQVAAGSSPDTVLLCEHESVYTAGRRTATTDRPVDGTPVVDVDRGGKITWHGPGQLVGYPIVRLGDPVDVVAYVRALEQALIEVCAGFDLEAIRVEGRSGVWFPADGARRERKVAAVGIRVARGVTMHGFALNCDPDLAAFTRIVPCGIPDADVTSLSAEAGRPITIADVVAPVRERLDHALAPQLAVGRAAA
- a CDS encoding flavodoxin domain-containing protein, whose product is MQVLVTVGSRHGSTREIGAAIAEVLERAGHGVTILDPDDVTSIDEYDAVVLGSAVYVGRLTASVRALADRFEAQLAEVALWLFWSGPIGNPPRPSERPDDVGYLVRRLAPVGQHEFGGRVERSELGMAERGLVAMVGAKPGDYRDFEEIDLWAESIAAKLHARPRAGRG